DNA from Tripterygium wilfordii isolate XIE 37 chromosome 15, ASM1340144v1, whole genome shotgun sequence:
cactcatcataatggatataaacatcaattttatagatgaaaatcaatgtttacaaacaaaatcacaagaaccaaacaaaaccctagagagagaaagagagagaaattatggaggctagatgttcaaGAGTGAGTGAATGAATGAGGTAGAAACCCAAATcctagggttttcccctctttctacaatgaaaaatacctaattacccttacaatatcgtcccccattggttacaattaagaaatacccgaaaaacccttcaaaaatcTATGTTGCAGTTGCTGGTTCGCGACAAGGTGTCTGGACGGCTTAGgaaggtgttcggacacctgggcttcatcaagtcttcgttataggctctatttcatttttcaaaggaagtgtccggacacctaatgtgggtgtccgaacaccttgggaggtgtcccaacacctcacagcaaaaaatgcccaaaaagtgctccaacttgcccgaacaaggtctgattcctacaaaaccaaaggGAAACATTTGTATGTGTAAAACTAAGTTAAAAttcaataaaatacattagctaagtgctagaacatcctaattaaaggacattggaacctcaaaatagaggttcaATCACATACCTAATTACACATTGATTTTACTTTTACGCGTAATTGATGCACTTAGCGTACATACAAGAGAAACAGTTGTGAAATCAATGAATACAGGGTGGCTGGTGGTTTATTCCAAgaagaacaaataaaaagaaacatagattttaaagtttttgtcaTGTTTTATTGGATGGTATAgacctcttttttttatatatatttctccATCATTCGATGAATTCTATCAACTAATTAGGCCAGCTaattgtgttcttttttttttcttgctctcTACCCAGCAAggaaaaaaacattttaattcCTTCATAGAATTCAAATGCAATGAGTTAAACGTATTTCTCATGTATTCATGGCTAGAAAACAACTTGATAAGCTTTAATTTCATCACCATTGACACAAATTTTTATgttcaatatttttaaaaaagaaaagccaATTATCTTCCTAATCCATCAACTTTTTGTTCTGATTTCAGGTTCACAGAGCTCAAGATAGAGAGGCCAGGTGACCGAGAAAGATGAACAAATCTTATTGTTTCAATTTGTTTCTGTGCGGGactctattggcttcatttttCAATATGTTATGCGATTCTGTTGCTGATCCTACGGATGGTTTCACCCCTGTAAGACTAACAGAAGATAACTTTAACTTACAGAGACCATATGATGTTCCATTGAGAAAACGATACAGTTTCAAAAATGGTGTAAGGCGATTATGGGTCTACGCTCATGACAAATCTCATGCCCCTGAGAGTCATACAAAGCCACGCACAGAAGTTCGCATTAAAGTAATTTCATTTGCTTCTCTAAGTCCCTATTCGCctcttataaataaaattattgtaaGCGATCATACGAGCACTAATGCATCGGATTCCATCAAAACCCGTACCATGCTATCGATAGGTAGGAATTGGTCGGAGCCTATGCTGTCGTTAGGGTATATCCATCAAAGTTCAGGGACTTGTTTAGCCTAAAATGAAGTTCTGGGCCTTAATCGACTCATTCGTCAAAGTTCAAGGGTCGAACTGATTCTTCTCCCTAGAAATTAATCATGAGTTGTTATTCCATAATTGCACTAGAATAGCTGATTTATATCTTTTCGGCTCAACTATCAAAACCGATGACTTTGAATCTGAGTTTTTCTTGatttcaaggtttttttttcccaaccGAGTAACCATTCAACCCAACATATCAAAATAGTCGGCACCACATTAACGACACGTATGACTGGGCCAAAGCCTATGTGGATAGGAGCCCAGAAGTGGGACAAGCCCACAAAACTAGGGTTACACAAATCAAGTAGTTAGCTCAAACTCACGACCTCGGGCACTAAATCCGAATAGATAACCAACTAAGCTATCACCAAGTGGTTATTATgaggttttttttgtttagtcATGAACTAGCCAGTTGATCCTAATCCTGTTTTCATTCTACGTCGAATTATCATCACATCGAACTAgctatatattttaaatatcaTCTTCTGCATAAATACCTAGTGGAGCATGTTTAGGTGCGAGAAGACGATGAATCACAAATAATTTGATTTATGCAGGGTCTTGACTATTCATCTGGAGTATGGCAATTTGAGGGCAATGCGTATGTACCAAATGGAACAACTGGTGTGACTATATTTCAAATCTTTGGTGCGCCCAAGCATACTCACGCTACAACTATGATGCTGAGGATTCATGATGGGAACATGAGATATTACAGTAGAGACATGGTTTCTCCGGACATTTACGATCGATGGTTCAAAGTTAACGTGATCCACGACGTGGATCGAGGAGAAATCTATGTGTTCATCGATGGTGTTCAGAAGTACCAAACCAAGGGTAGAGGGCCTGGCAAGTTCTACTTCAAGTGTGGTGTTTATGCTCAAAAGAATATGAGCAACTACATGGAGTCGAGATGGAGAGACATCAAAATATACAACAAGTACTGATTATATACAATGTGTCTCAACAGCATTTGCACAAGTAGCTAGCTCTTTTGGATAATGAAAACTTACTTCAGATTTGGCCAAAATAAGAGTTGCATCAGAATCTGTTGCAATTATGTATAATAGAGAATTGCAATAGTGATTCTCTACTTCTAGGTAATTACTATAGCAATCTGAGCTAAACTCGTAGTTTTGCATAACAAGTTGAGATACCACTAAATTGTTCAATGTATTACCCTACCCTACTAGAGTTTCTGAATTTTGTAGAGGTCCATCGGAagttcaaattgtacaaaatcaaTGAACAGTTAACTATCCAAATATGAAATATAAGCTAAAGAGAAAACATTCAATTTAGTAGAATAAATTTCTGAACAGTAATAATGGAACCCCAGCTTCTAGACCTATAtgcttctattttctattttgtacTATCTGATCGTGTGTTTGATTGTCATTTTGGAACAATCTGTTATGATTCAAAAAAAACTATCGTATATGTCATGGTTCATTAGTTCGACTGGTTACAAATATCTAAATTGGAGATTTTTAGATACCTTTTCAAATCTATTGTAGATACTAAGCAGCAGTCAAAAATTTGTATTCATTTTTTGGGATATTATGCATGGATCAGATATATCATGACGAATTCTTCAGACATATATGAACTTTCAATGGGTGATTTGGTACATATACAAGGAAAATATTGCCTACTACTATAGGGTCTGATTTGtccatttcttttttaaaaaaagatgttTATCAAGTGCCAATGCCACATAGCATTAGACTTACATTCAACTCGCCATGTAGGTTGTCTGTCCGGCTTATCTAATTGGAacaaatttgaatttcaaattacTGACTTAAACATTTGAAAATTGGGTGACACAGTAGAacgggttaataccacttttgcatactgaaagatagtcagtgtttcaatttgcacactgttatttaaaatgtttcaatttgatcacccaatgataaaattgtttcaacttggtctctcggacagattttctcactttgagACAGTAAAACTGCACATGTGGCACATTAACTGTTCAAATATTGATTGTCACATGTACAGTTTGACTGTCCCAAAATGGAAAAATCTACCcgagaaacaattttatcattgggtaaccaaattgaaacattttaaacaacaatgtacaaattgaaacattaACTATCTTTCGGTATGTAAAAATTGTATTAACCCAAAGTAGAAACATAACACATCTTTCC
Protein-coding regions in this window:
- the LOC119979796 gene encoding citrate-binding protein-like; translation: MNKSYCFNLFLCGTLLASFFNMLCDSVADPTDGFTPVRLTEDNFNLQRPYDVPLRKRYSFKNGVRRLWVYAHDKSHAPESHTKPRTEVRIKGLDYSSGVWQFEGNAYVPNGTTGVTIFQIFGAPKHTHATTMMLRIHDGNMRYYSRDMVSPDIYDRWFKVNVIHDVDRGEIYVFIDGVQKYQTKGRGPGKFYFKCGVYAQKNMSNYMESRWRDIKIYNKY